A stretch of the Flavobacterium sp. 5 genome encodes the following:
- a CDS encoding rhamnogalacturonan acetylesterase, giving the protein MKWIPLFLMLISINCLAQKPTIYGIGDSTMANKVKPEENPERGWGQLFPMFLTDNNITFDNRAVNGRSTKSFINEKLWDAVYKVLKKGDYVFIQFGHNDAKDKDSLRYTNPHTAYRHNLIRFVTETREKGATPILFSSIARRNFNENGVLIPTHGDYTLETRLVAQEYNVPFIDMEYYTELLEQSYGPEKSKKIHLHFEAGVIPYYKNEKHDDDTHLSLEGATAVAKIAAEELKKTKLDLVQYLKK; this is encoded by the coding sequence ATGAAATGGATTCCCTTATTTTTAATGTTAATCTCTATCAATTGCTTGGCGCAAAAACCAACTATCTATGGCATTGGCGATTCGACCATGGCTAATAAAGTAAAACCAGAAGAAAACCCAGAACGAGGTTGGGGACAACTGTTTCCAATGTTCCTTACCGATAATAATATCACGTTTGATAATAGAGCTGTAAATGGGCGAAGTACAAAAAGTTTTATCAATGAAAAACTTTGGGACGCTGTTTACAAAGTGCTAAAAAAAGGTGATTATGTTTTTATACAATTTGGACATAATGATGCAAAAGATAAAGACTCTTTGCGTTACACAAACCCACACACAGCCTATCGCCATAATTTGATTCGATTCGTAACAGAAACCAGAGAAAAAGGAGCGACACCAATCCTTTTTTCTTCAATAGCCAGAAGAAATTTTAATGAAAATGGAGTACTAATTCCAACTCATGGAGATTATACTTTAGAAACTCGTTTAGTAGCGCAAGAATACAATGTTCCTTTTATTGATATGGAATATTACACAGAACTCTTAGAACAATCATATGGTCCAGAAAAATCAAAAAAAATTCATTTACACTTCGAAGCTGGTGTAATCCCGTATTATAAAAACGAAAAACATGACGATGACACTCATCTTTCTTTAGAAGGAGCTACTGCCGTAGCAAAAATTGCTGCAGAAGAATTAAAAAAAACAAAATTAGATTTAGTTCAATACTTAAAAAAATAA